The following proteins come from a genomic window of Varunaivibrio sulfuroxidans:
- the moaC gene encoding cyclic pyranopterin monophosphate synthase MoaC, protein MAEFTHFDSEGNAVMVDVSQKDVTERTATAKGTVFMQPETLAKIVAGGIKKGDVLGVAQLAGVMGAKKTPDLIPLCHPLALTSVKVELVCDADNTAIEITATCKLKGRTGVEMEALTAVSIAALTVYDMCKAVDRAMRIGDVRLIHKAGGKSGEFNAN, encoded by the coding sequence ATGGCCGAATTCACGCATTTCGATTCCGAAGGCAACGCCGTCATGGTTGACGTCTCGCAAAAAGACGTCACCGAACGCACGGCGACCGCCAAGGGAACGGTTTTCATGCAGCCCGAAACCCTGGCCAAGATCGTGGCGGGCGGCATTAAAAAAGGCGACGTGCTTGGCGTCGCCCAATTGGCCGGAGTTATGGGGGCGAAAAAAACCCCCGACCTGATCCCGCTGTGCCACCCCCTGGCGTTGACGTCGGTCAAGGTCGAACTCGTCTGCGATGCGGATAATACCGCCATCGAGATCACCGCCACCTGCAAATTGAAGGGGCGCACCGGAGTCGAAATGGAGGCCCTCACCGCCGTTTCCATCGCCGCGCTGACCGTTTACGACATGTGCAAGGCGGTAGACCGCGCGATGCGTATCGGCGACGTCCGCCTTATCCACAAAGCCGGAGGCAAGTCCGGCGAATTCAACGCCAATTAA
- a CDS encoding molybdopterin molybdotransferase MoeA: MKTMISVAEAMEMILSGMPRLAGEHVTLPQALGRVLARDVTARLTQPFADVSSMDGYAVRAQDVAHVPVTLTRIGEAAAGGHFAGKIGAGETVRIFTGAPLPEGADAIVIQEVTETEGDSVVIKEVSTPGRFVRKRGLDFNEGDILLKAGTRMGPRELGLAAAMNAPWLSVVRKPRIAIVATGNEVVMPGDPLGANQIISSNSLLLQGFIEQWGGVALNLGIARDDETSLHALLDAARGADLLITIGGASVGDYDLVRKVLGDEGIDMGFYKVAMRPGKPLIFGHLGHTAVLGLPGNPVSVGVSSAVFLKPAMQTMMGMDTPLTRNAATPNDAVLGAPLGENDQRQDYLRASLSRDAQGALVAHPFTKQDSAMLARFAQADALIVRSPFAPSAQKGDRVKIIVIREA, encoded by the coding sequence ATGAAAACCATGATCAGCGTCGCCGAGGCCATGGAAATGATTCTGTCGGGCATGCCCCGCCTGGCGGGCGAACACGTCACGCTACCTCAGGCCCTGGGCCGCGTCCTCGCCCGAGATGTTACCGCCCGCCTGACCCAACCGTTCGCCGACGTCTCGTCGATGGATGGCTACGCCGTGCGCGCCCAGGACGTCGCGCATGTTCCCGTAACGCTGACACGAATCGGCGAGGCCGCGGCGGGAGGACATTTCGCCGGCAAGATCGGCGCAGGCGAGACCGTGCGTATTTTCACCGGCGCCCCCCTGCCCGAAGGCGCCGACGCCATTGTCATCCAGGAAGTGACAGAAACCGAGGGCGACAGTGTCGTGATCAAGGAAGTCTCGACCCCAGGGCGATTCGTGCGCAAACGCGGCCTCGATTTCAACGAGGGCGATATTCTCCTTAAGGCGGGAACCCGCATGGGACCACGCGAGTTGGGCCTTGCCGCAGCGATGAACGCGCCGTGGCTGTCCGTCGTGCGCAAACCCCGAATCGCCATCGTCGCCACCGGGAACGAGGTCGTCATGCCGGGCGACCCGCTGGGCGCCAATCAGATCATCAGTTCCAATTCCCTTCTGCTCCAGGGGTTCATCGAACAATGGGGCGGCGTCGCGCTTAATCTGGGAATCGCCCGCGACGACGAAACCTCGCTGCATGCCCTGCTCGACGCCGCACGCGGGGCCGATCTCCTGATCACCATCGGCGGCGCATCGGTCGGCGACTACGATCTGGTGCGCAAGGTTTTGGGTGACGAAGGCATCGATATGGGTTTTTACAAAGTCGCCATGCGCCCCGGAAAGCCTCTGATTTTTGGCCATCTTGGACATACGGCGGTGCTCGGACTTCCCGGCAATCCCGTCTCCGTCGGGGTAAGCTCCGCCGTGTTCCTGAAACCGGCCATGCAGACCATGATGGGGATGGATACGCCCCTCACGCGAAACGCCGCCACCCCCAACGACGCCGTCCTCGGCGCGCCCCTGGGCGAAAACGATCAACGCCAGGATTACCTGCGGGCGTCGTTGTCCCGCGATGCGCAGGGCGCTCTTGTCGCCCATCCCTTCACCAAGCAGGACAGCGCCATGCTGGCGCGTTTCGCCCAAGCCGACGCCTTGATCGTGCGTTCCCCCTTCGCCCCGTCCGCACAAAAAGGCGATCGTGTCAAAATCATCGTTATACGCGAGGCCTGA
- the lexA gene encoding transcriptional repressor LexA yields the protein MLTRKQYDLLLLIDKGLKTSGVSPSYDEMKDALGLASKSGIHRLISALEERGFVRRLPHRARALEVLKLPENLEDTATRIPRAPLPTQGTAKGGTSFSPNVIRGDFQIPGARSPQARTGDAIELPLYGRIAAGIPIEAIRDPENTVHIPQSMVGSGEHYALEVDGDSMIDAGIQDGDTIIIQRADQAENGAIVVALVDDQEVTLKRFRRKGASIALEPANKRYETRIFGPNRVKVQGKLVGLIRQY from the coding sequence ATGCTGACGCGCAAACAATACGATCTTTTGCTTCTGATAGACAAAGGCCTTAAGACCTCCGGGGTTTCGCCTTCCTATGACGAGATGAAGGACGCCCTGGGACTGGCGTCGAAGTCGGGTATCCACCGACTGATCAGCGCCCTGGAGGAACGCGGTTTCGTACGCCGTCTCCCTCATCGCGCGCGCGCGCTCGAGGTCCTCAAACTCCCCGAAAATCTTGAAGACACGGCCACGCGCATACCTCGCGCGCCCCTTCCCACTCAGGGAACCGCCAAGGGCGGCACGTCGTTCTCGCCCAACGTGATCCGCGGAGATTTTCAAATTCCCGGCGCCCGCTCTCCTCAGGCGCGCACCGGCGACGCCATCGAATTGCCCCTGTATGGGCGGATCGCGGCGGGCATTCCCATCGAAGCCATCCGCGATCCGGAAAATACGGTGCACATTCCCCAATCCATGGTCGGTTCCGGGGAACATTACGCCCTCGAAGTGGATGGCGACTCGATGATCGACGCCGGCATTCAGGACGGTGATACGATAATCATTCAGCGCGCCGATCAGGCCGAAAACGGCGCCATCGTAGTCGCCCTGGTTGACGATCAGGAAGTGACGTTAAAGCGCTTTCGCCGCAAAGGGGCCTCGATCGCCTTGGAACCCGCGAACAAACGCTACGAAACTCGAATATTCGGTCCGAACCGGGTCAAGGTTCAAGGCAAACTGGTGGGCCTGATCCGCCAATATTAG